From the genome of Polynucleobacter sp. AM-7D1:
GAGTGATTCGGATTGCAGGCTATGGCGTAATCAAACTGATCGCTCACCACATCCCCTTTCGACAAATACCTCTGGCTTCGCAATACTGGCAAACGCTATCAGGCGCAAACGCTTTCATGGGCTTTCGTGCCCATAAGACTTCGAGATCATCGCTGAGTTGCTCTGAAAATTGCACCATCATCTCTGGCATCTGCTCAACCGGATAGGATCTAACAATCTTGTCCTCGGCTTTCTTCAGATCTGCTTTTAAGGACACCCACTCGGCTTGCTCAATGTTACGGCCAGGAAGATGTGCTGCGATGGCATTTTCATTAACAGCTCGGGCATAAATTAGTAACTGAGGATCATCCAAGAGATGATCTGCCCGCTTCTTAATTTTATTAATGCCTTGGTTTTTGTAATCAATCACTGCTGCGGCAGTGGAATTATTGGTATTGATATCAAAGCGGTCAGCGCGCCCCGCAATCTCAATCTCTCTTTGCACGCCATCTGGATCAGTCAACGTCACCATGAATCCAACAGGCAACTCTGCATCGTGATACTGCCAACCCTCTGCCTCGCGCTGGAGTTGCCACTCTACAAAACTAGGAATCTGCTTTTGCCAATCACGCAAAGTACCAGTGACTCTGGCATCACCTTTAATTAGGCGCTCAAACTCTTTTTCTGAATACTTGGTGAGATGTTCACGCATCCATGCACGACGAGCATCTTCACCTTGATGAATACTCGAATGGGGTTTTTGCTCTTCTGTTTTTAATGCTTGGAAGAAGTTCTTTAGTAAAGCATGTAAAACCTGCCCAGCCAATGAGGCATCAAAACCCTCTTCGAATTCTTTGGCCTTACGCAAACCCAAGATGCTACGCACGTAATAACGATAAGGACAATCTCTTAATGCTTTGTAAGCACTAGGAGACATGCTGATCGGCAAAGCAATATCTGGGTGCACCGTTGTGACCGCTTCTTGTAGTGGGTCTGACAGGCTTGAATACGTATCAGGCTTCGCCTCTAATATCGGCCAATCTGGCAATTGCGTGCGTAGGCGACTAATCCAAGCTGATGGTCTGAGTGGTTCGCCGCTTTTGCTTTTACTTTGCCAAAGCAAATCGACTTGTGGGCAAGAAATCAGTAATTGCGAGAGATCTCTAGCCTGCTGAATATATTGCGCCGTAAGAGTTGAGGCTTTTAGTAAACGATTGAGCGTATCCGAGAAAAATAATGGCGGCTCAGAAAACGCTGGCAACTGTTGCTCATCGCAACCAACCAAGACAACGGCATCAAACTCACGCAAGCGTGTTGAGCTCAGAGGCAGAATGCTTAAAGTAGCCTCCGCTTGTTGACCCACCTCTTGATAGGAGGCCTCTTCAATAATCGTCTTGAGTAGGCTTAGCCATTCTGGTAAACGCATGCTGATCTGTCGGTAAGCTCCCGCCCCCAAATCAAAGGTTTTAAGCACTTCGAGTAATTGCTTACCAGCAGAGTCTTTTTCAAGTTCTTGTGCCATCCCCATGGATTGCAAATTAGATTGCAGGAGTGCATAAGCATTTTCACAATCGAGTTTGAGCTCTAACCACTGCGCATGATGTCTTTGCAATAATATGAGTAACTCTAAGAGTGATTCATGGGGTACGGTGCCACGTGATGATGAATACGCATTAGCTCGCTCAATCGCAATCCGAAAGGTTTCCCAACCTGACTTTGCTTGGCTTGCAATCAATATATCTTCAAGCTGAGCAACTAGACTGACACAAGCTTCTGATGACTTTTGTAAGGTATGAGCAAGATCAAAAAATGGGTTTTGCAAAAACTCCAGTAAGGCGCTTGCACTAGGCCCCTCCTTAGGAGAGCGAATCAACTCCAACCAACTATTGAGCGATGCTGCGGCACGGGTGGTCGAGAGCTTCCAACCGGTCTCGTCACGAATACGCAGACTTGGGCCAAAGCGCGATAACAATGCGCGCGCCCTTCTTGCGGCTAAACGATCTTGTGCAACCAAAGCGATGTTAGTTTTACCTGCAACCAAATGGGCCTCAATCGATTTGGCAGCCGCCCAAGCTAATTCTTCAAAACGTCTAGCGGACAATAACTTCCACCCATCATGAAAGCTGGCTTGAATATTACGATCAATAAGGTTCTGCTGTTCGCTATCTACTGCTTGAAGCTGCCCTTCAGCATCTTGTCCAGTTAAGGCCTCAGACCAGAGCGCTACTGAATACCAATCCATTCCGATATTGATAACGGGTGCACATTGTGAATACTCATGCAAATACCGAGCCATCGTCTCTTGATCAATTGGCTTTGGATCAGCAGTCTCCACCCAGATCAAAGGTCTTGCTACAGATTGATTGGTGCTTGCAGCTTGCAGATGGGCGGCTAATGCGAGATGCTTGCGCATGACAGGATCACCGGGACTGCTAAGGTAACGCCAGAATGCCAATAAAACGGTGGATTCTTGATCAACGACCTGACGAGATAAACCAACATAGGCCTTAGCGATCGCTTGATCCAACAATGTTTCTACTTTTTTAATCCACAACTCTGTATCCAGAGCTTGGTTTTGCGCTAGGGAATTGATCTCACCTTGCATCAGTGGCACAACCGACTCTGACAATAAATCACATGCATCGATCACTGCTTGTGCCAAACCCCAAGCTCCGGCTTCACTCTCGGCCTTAAACCAGCTTTGCAATATTTTGTGTTTGCGTAGATTGATGTACACCGATAACCAACGCTCTAAATCGGTTTGCTTTTTAGGAAACTTCCATGCACCTGGTGCCGCTTCTAACCAATCGTTAAAACTCATCACCTGGGGTAAAAAAGCAATATGACTCGGCAGGTCTTTAGGTCGATATTTTTCTAGGGCGGCTCTCACCCCCATTAATGGGCCCGCAGTACTCAGAACCACTAAAGGGCGCTGCTTCGTTTGCATCGCACAATTCCAAATACCCTCGGCAAGCGATTTCAGGGCACTGGCATTAGGCGCTATTGCCCAAGCATGAGGCTGCTTTTGCTCTTTTAGGGTTGGAAATGGGCGCGACATGCTTAGTGGGGTAGTGTGTCTAGGGCTGGCTTTAGGGTTATTTTGTGAGCGGATTATGAGAATTTAGGCAGAAAGTGTGGCTTATTGCTAATATAAGCGTTGTAGTGCAATAACTATATAAAACTAAATAAGACTAATTAAGGAATTTTCATGAGTGCCGGCATCAAATACGTAACTGACGCTTCTTTCGAGCAAGACGTTCTCAAGTCCGATAAACCTGTTCTCCTCGACTTCTGGGCTGAGTGGTGTGGTCCTTGCAAGATGATCGGCCCTATCCTTGAAGAGCTGGCTGGTGAGTATGGCGACAAGATCCAAATTGCAAAGATGAACGTAGATGAGAACCAAGGCGTTCCTGCCCAGTTCAATATTCGTGGCATCCCAACATTGATCCTCTTTAAGAACGGCACTGTTGCTGCTCAAAAAGTAGGCGCTTTGGCTAAATCCCAGCTGACTGCATTTATTGATAGTCATCTGTAAATAGTCCCAGGTCACAGGTTCACTGGGTGAGCCTGTGGTTTTTAACTGTTTTTAGTGTAGTATCTAATTCATCGCACTTTCAGTGCTCCGATTTCTAGCAAGATTCCCAGTAATTTCCCTCCCCCTTCTTTTTTAGCAAACTCCCCAAAATTCTGTTTTTCCAATCTGTCTGATGTTCGTCTAGACAGCGATACCTCAAAACACATTTACATCCTTATCTACACCCGAGAACCACATGCAATTATCTGAACTCAAAGTCCTCCACGTATCCGCTCTGCTTGAAATGGCAGCCAGCCTGGAGATTGAAAATACGCAGCGTATGCGCAAACAGGAGTTGATGTTTGCCATTCTCAAGAAACGCGCCAAGGAAGGTGAATCCGTTTTCGGTGACGGCACTTTGGAAGTGTTGCCTGATGGCTTTGGTTTCTTACGCTCCCCAGATGCCTCCTATATGGCTTCTCCAGACGATATCTATATCTCACCTGCTCAGATCCGCCGCTTTAACCTGCATACGGGTGATAGCGTTGAGGGCGAGGTTCGCACCCCTAAGGATGGTGAACGTTACTTTGCCCTGGTTAAGGTAGACAAGATCAACGGTTTGCCTCCAGAGGCTTTAAAGAATCGCATCATGTTCGAGAACTTAACGCCTTTGCATCCAAATCGCGTTGTTCAATTAGAGCGTGATATCAAGGCTGAAGAGAATTTAACTGGCCGCATTATCGATATGATCTCCCCGATTGGCTATGGCCAGCGTGGCTTGATCGTGTCTTCACCGAAATCCGGTAAGACCGTGATGATGCAGCACATCGCTCATGCAATCTCTGCAAACAACCCAGATGCGATCTTGATCGTATTGTTGGTAGATGAGCGTCCTGAAGAAGTTACTGAAATGCAGCGCTCTGTACGCGGTGAAGTCGTTGCCTCTACATTTGATGAACCAGCGGTGCGTCACGTACAAGTTGCTGAGATGGTGATCGAAAAAGCCAAGCGCTTAGTGGAGATGAAAAAAGATGTCATCATCCTGCTTGATTCGATTACCCGCCTTGCTCGTGCTTACAACACCGTGATTCCTTCATCTGGAAAAGTACTCTCTGGTGGTGTGGATGCCAACGCATTACAACGTCCAAAGCGCTTCTTCGGTGCAGCACGTAACGTGGAAGAAGGTGGCTCACTCACCATCATCGCCACTGCCTTGATTGAAACAGGTAGCCGTATGGATGACCTGATCTACGAAGAGTTCAAAGGTACTGGCAATATGGAAGTACACCTTGAGCGTCGTTTGGCTGAGCGCCGTGTTTACCCATCAATTAACCTCAACAAATCCGGTACGCGCCGTGAAGAGTTGCTGGTTAAAGCTGAAAACCTCCAAAAAATCTGGGTTTTACGTAAATTATTGGCTGATATGGACGATATCGAGGCAATGAACTTCATTGTTGATAAGCTCAAATCCACCAAAAATAATGGTGAATTCTTCGATTTAATGCGTAAGGGCGGCTAATTTAGGCTCTCAGAGTCGGTAAAAGTGGGCTTTGTTGTTGATTTCATGGCATAATTTCGCTTTTACCGCTTTAATAATTTGCATTTAACTGGGTAAGTATTTGGGTCTTTGGACCTAAACGGCTGCCTGCTAATAGGACTTAATAATGAAACCTGGCATTCACCCCGAATATCGTGAAATCGTCTTTGTAGACGTTTCTAATAACTTCAGCTTCAAGACTCGCTCCACTATGTCTACTAAAGAGACAATCAAGTGGGAAGATGGCAATGAATATCCATTGGCCAAGATCGAGACTTCATCTGAGTCACACCCTTTCTACACTGGTACCCAGAAGATTATGGATACAGCCGGTCGTGTTGAGAAATTCCGTCAGAAATTCGGTACTAAAGCTGTTGCTAAAGCTACCGGTGATGGCGCTGCTAAAACGGCTGAGAAAAAAGCTGCCGCTGCAGAAGCTAAAGCTGCTGAAAAGCCAGCTAAGAAGAAGTAATAGACTTACTCTACAAAGGGGCTGGGGTTTGGATATTCAGTATTCACCCTCCCTTGCGAGATAATCAAGGCAGCGTTTGCTGCCTTTTTTATTGCTAGTTTTCTATGGTCAAACTCACTGCCGCTGCTACCACCTCTATTCCACGCATCATTATTTTTGCGTTGACTTTGGTCTATGGTTTTGCCGGTCTTTTTGCACGCGATCCTTGGAAGAATGAAGACGCCATCGGATTTGGTGGCATGTGGACTTTGCAAAGCGGCAAAGCACTCGATTGGATTGTTCCGCATCTTGCAGGACGCGATGTTTCTCTGGGCGCACCCTTTCCTTACTGGCTAGGTGCCACCCTCATGGATCTCTTTGGTCCTTGGATTGGCATAGCCAATGCTGCACGTCTCTATGCAGCAATCTGCTTCTTCGCTGCTGCTCTCGCTATTTGGTATGCGACTTACCTATTAGGGCGTCGTCAAGAAGTTCAGCCTATGGTCTTAGCAGTGGGTGGTCAGCCTGGTCGTAAAAACTATGGAATGACTTTAGCCGATGGTGCGCTATTGATATTCTTGGCTTGCGTCGGTCTTGCACAACGTGCACATGAGACTACACCAATGATGGCTCAACTGATGGGTATCAGCATTGTCTTGTATGGCACAGTGCGTGGATTAGATAAGCCTTGGCAAGGTGGCTTATGGACTGGTCTTGGCATTGCGATTGTTGCACTCTCCGGCAATCTCACACTTAGCTTAATTGTTGTCAGCTCCACCATCATTGCGGTGATTGCGAGTAATGCGAAATTACGCTTTCGTTGGACTTTAACTAGTACAGTTTTAGGCTTGATTGGTTTTGCGATTTGGCCCGCGCTTTGGTACCTAGGTAATATCACTCCAGAGTGGCGTCATATCGCCGAAGAAGGCTGGCGCAATATGCCAGAGATGCGTGCAAGGCCTTCCATTGAATCTCTCGGATTTTTGAGTGTTAACTTCTGGGCTTACGCTTGGCCGGTTTGGCCGCTAGCCATCATCTCTCTTGCCCACTGGGGTCGAGTCAAAGAGGCAGGCCAATGGCGTGCGCCGCATCTGTGCATTCCGCTAAGTTTATTTATTGGTTGCTTGATTTATGTTCTCTTCCGCCTTGAGGCGAATGAACATGATCTCATCATTTTGATTCCGAGCCTGTCGATCATTGCTGCATTTAGCTTACCAATACTCAAGCGTAACCTCATTAGCTTTATCGATTGGTTTGCGATGTTTAGCTTCACCATGATCGCTTTGGCCATTTGGATTATTTGGCTTGCAAAAGTGACTGGCTTCCCTGAATCGACAGCTGCCAATTTAGCAAGACTCCTGCCAGGCTTTCAGGCGCAGTTTAATTACTTTGGTTTTGTGATTGCCCTCATCATTACTGGTGTTTGGTTAGCCATCGTTCGCTGGAGAACATCGCGCGCTCCAAAAGAAATCTGGCGCTGCCTGATTATCTCTGCCTCTGGAACCACCTTGATGTGGGTTTTATTGATGACGCTTTGGTTGCCAACAATTAACTATGCAAAGACCTATCGCGATGTATCTGATCGCCTGGTGCAAATGATTGCCAACACACCGGGGTGTATCGATACCAGTAATCTAGGTCCCGCACAGTTAGCTTCGTTTAATTACTTCACCAAACTACCACTACGAGATGATCCTAGCTGCAATCTGATGCTGACTCATAGCTCTTCAGAGGCTAGGGCTTACGCCAGCCTCAACAAAAAGAAAATAGAATTACTTTGGGAAGATCGCCGCGCATCTGACCGAGATGAGCGTCTGCGCCTCTATCAAATTACCCCTGCTGGTAAAGAATAAAGCGTGCTGCACTTTAAATTATCGCGTTTGCGCGAGGATATTCCCTCTCTACTAAAACTCGCTGGTCCCCTACTGATTGGTCAGCTTGCAGTCATTACCTTTGGTGTTTTAGATACCGCCATGACCGCACGCTACTCCGCTGATGACTTGGCTGCCTTGGCAATGGCCTCCGCCATCTTTATCAGCATCTATGTTGGCCTAACTGGCGTCATCTCTGCCCTCGCCCCAATTGCTGGACAACTCTTTGGTGCCAAGCGTTATGGAGAGATTGGTGAAGAAGTGCGTCAAGCCACTTGGCTAGCAGTAGGCCTGACTGTATTGGGTGGCGCCATTCTGCTCAATGCCGATCTTCTTCTGCAAATCTCCCAAGTCACACCAGATATTGAAGGTAAAGCGAAGCTGTATCTCAATATTCTTGCGATTGGCTTACCAGCAAGCATGGCAATGCGGGTTCTCATGGCATTACACAATGCCGTCTCCAGGCCAGCAGTCATTACCGTGGTGCAACTGATTGGCTTAGGCTTAAAGCTCCCGCTCAATCTGCTATTTATTTATGGTGGCCTGGGCATTGAAGGTATGGGCGGCCCAGGTTGCGCAGTTGCTACCGTCATCATCAATTGGTTTTGGCTCATCATCACTCTGGGCTTTGTGCTCTTTGATGGCTTTTACAGGCCATTTAAGATCTTTGCGCGCTTTAGCTGGCCCGACTGGCATCGCATCTGGACACTCTTGAAATTGGGTGCGCCTATTGGCTTTAGCTATTTGATTGAAGTAACCTCATTTACTTTCATGTCACTCTTTATTGCGCGCC
Proteins encoded in this window:
- a CDS encoding type B 50S ribosomal protein L31; this translates as MKPGIHPEYREIVFVDVSNNFSFKTRSTMSTKETIKWEDGNEYPLAKIETSSESHPFYTGTQKIMDTAGRVEKFRQKFGTKAVAKATGDGAAKTAEKKAAAAEAKAAEKPAKKK
- the rho gene encoding transcription termination factor Rho, whose product is MQLSELKVLHVSALLEMAASLEIENTQRMRKQELMFAILKKRAKEGESVFGDGTLEVLPDGFGFLRSPDASYMASPDDIYISPAQIRRFNLHTGDSVEGEVRTPKDGERYFALVKVDKINGLPPEALKNRIMFENLTPLHPNRVVQLERDIKAEENLTGRIIDMISPIGYGQRGLIVSSPKSGKTVMMQHIAHAISANNPDAILIVLLVDERPEEVTEMQRSVRGEVVASTFDEPAVRHVQVAEMVIEKAKRLVEMKKDVIILLDSITRLARAYNTVIPSSGKVLSGGVDANALQRPKRFFGAARNVEEGGSLTIIATALIETGSRMDDLIYEEFKGTGNMEVHLERRLAERRVYPSINLNKSGTRREELLVKAENLQKIWVLRKLLADMDDIEAMNFIVDKLKSTKNNGEFFDLMRKGG
- a CDS encoding MATE family efflux transporter; translated protein: MLHFKLSRLREDIPSLLKLAGPLLIGQLAVITFGVLDTAMTARYSADDLAALAMASAIFISIYVGLTGVISALAPIAGQLFGAKRYGEIGEEVRQATWLAVGLTVLGGAILLNADLLLQISQVTPDIEGKAKLYLNILAIGLPASMAMRVLMALHNAVSRPAVITVVQLIGLGLKLPLNLLFIYGGLGIEGMGGPGCAVATVIINWFWLIITLGFVLFDGFYRPFKIFARFSWPDWHRIWTLLKLGAPIGFSYLIEVTSFTFMSLFIARLGTTALAGHQIVANMGTVIYMVPLSLSIATMTLVSQSIGADKQERAEEIGWSSVFFTTSLCVLIGIAVWIFRVQLLELYDPPEEVKLFSIPLFLFIAFYQVFDALQITAAFILRAYRIAFWPMVIYAGSLWGVGLGGGYLMGFNVFGNTPEFLQGANGFWAGNSMSLGLAALLLLYLFRRTAARFEKTHPPVEV
- a CDS encoding glycosyltransferase family 39 protein; the encoded protein is MVKLTAAATTSIPRIIIFALTLVYGFAGLFARDPWKNEDAIGFGGMWTLQSGKALDWIVPHLAGRDVSLGAPFPYWLGATLMDLFGPWIGIANAARLYAAICFFAAALAIWYATYLLGRRQEVQPMVLAVGGQPGRKNYGMTLADGALLIFLACVGLAQRAHETTPMMAQLMGISIVLYGTVRGLDKPWQGGLWTGLGIAIVALSGNLTLSLIVVSSTIIAVIASNAKLRFRWTLTSTVLGLIGFAIWPALWYLGNITPEWRHIAEEGWRNMPEMRARPSIESLGFLSVNFWAYAWPVWPLAIISLAHWGRVKEAGQWRAPHLCIPLSLFIGCLIYVLFRLEANEHDLIILIPSLSIIAAFSLPILKRNLISFIDWFAMFSFTMIALAIWIIWLAKVTGFPESTAANLARLLPGFQAQFNYFGFVIALIITGVWLAIVRWRTSRAPKEIWRCLIISASGTTLMWVLLMTLWLPTINYAKTYRDVSDRLVQMIANTPGCIDTSNLGPAQLASFNYFTKLPLRDDPSCNLMLTHSSSEARAYASLNKKKIELLWEDRRASDRDERLRLYQITPAGKE
- a CDS encoding PD-(D/E)XK nuclease family protein; this encodes MSRPFPTLKEQKQPHAWAIAPNASALKSLAEGIWNCAMQTKQRPLVVLSTAGPLMGVRAALEKYRPKDLPSHIAFLPQVMSFNDWLEAAPGAWKFPKKQTDLERWLSVYINLRKHKILQSWFKAESEAGAWGLAQAVIDACDLLSESVVPLMQGEINSLAQNQALDTELWIKKVETLLDQAIAKAYVGLSRQVVDQESTVLLAFWRYLSSPGDPVMRKHLALAAHLQAASTNQSVARPLIWVETADPKPIDQETMARYLHEYSQCAPVINIGMDWYSVALWSEALTGQDAEGQLQAVDSEQQNLIDRNIQASFHDGWKLLSARRFEELAWAAAKSIEAHLVAGKTNIALVAQDRLAARRARALLSRFGPSLRIRDETGWKLSTTRAAASLNSWLELIRSPKEGPSASALLEFLQNPFFDLAHTLQKSSEACVSLVAQLEDILIASQAKSGWETFRIAIERANAYSSSRGTVPHESLLELLILLQRHHAQWLELKLDCENAYALLQSNLQSMGMAQELEKDSAGKQLLEVLKTFDLGAGAYRQISMRLPEWLSLLKTIIEEASYQEVGQQAEATLSILPLSSTRLREFDAVVLVGCDEQQLPAFSEPPLFFSDTLNRLLKASTLTAQYIQQARDLSQLLISCPQVDLLWQSKSKSGEPLRPSAWISRLRTQLPDWPILEAKPDTYSSLSDPLQEAVTTVHPDIALPISMSPSAYKALRDCPYRYYVRSILGLRKAKEFEEGFDASLAGQVLHALLKNFFQALKTEEQKPHSSIHQGEDARRAWMREHLTKYSEKEFERLIKGDARVTGTLRDWQKQIPSFVEWQLQREAEGWQYHDAELPVGFMVTLTDPDGVQREIEIAGRADRFDINTNNSTAAAVIDYKNQGINKIKKRADHLLDDPQLLIYARAVNENAIAAHLPGRNIEQAEWVSLKADLKKAEDKIVRSYPVEQMPEMMVQFSEQLSDDLEVLWARKPMKAFAPDSVCQYCEARGICRKGMW
- the trxA gene encoding thioredoxin TrxA, which encodes MSAGIKYVTDASFEQDVLKSDKPVLLDFWAEWCGPCKMIGPILEELAGEYGDKIQIAKMNVDENQGVPAQFNIRGIPTLILFKNGTVAAQKVGALAKSQLTAFIDSHL